The following proteins are co-located in the Bosea sp. AS-1 genome:
- a CDS encoding Gfo/Idh/MocA family oxidoreductase, translated as MTRKLGIAIIGLGPASLPHSKSLLDLADRAEVRWALSRTADRAKAYAAQFPFPTTTDLDAVLTDPAVDAVIVLTPPSSHLDVSAFCLEAGKHVLVEKPLELTSERGQRLVDTARRTGRTFGVTLQHRFRPASLRLKAALDSGELGSIEAAFLNVPWWRPQSYYDEPGRGTLARDGGGVLLTQAIHSLDLFRSLVGVSKVVAAQARTTALHRMETEDYVSALLETGSGAPATLITTTAAYPGYPERIEITGTKGFASLIGGRLSLAFLDGREEIVEAEGSTGSGANIMDFPHDAHRAVIADFLDAIEQGRDPIVTGEEALASQKLVDDILRAARQST; from the coding sequence ATGACACGCAAGCTCGGCATCGCCATCATCGGCCTCGGCCCCGCCTCGCTGCCGCATTCGAAAAGCCTGCTCGACCTCGCGGACCGCGCCGAGGTTCGCTGGGCGCTGAGCCGCACGGCCGATCGCGCCAAGGCCTATGCCGCGCAGTTCCCCTTCCCGACCACAACCGATCTCGACGCGGTTCTGACCGATCCCGCCGTCGACGCCGTCATCGTGCTGACGCCACCATCGAGCCATCTCGACGTCTCGGCATTCTGCCTCGAGGCCGGCAAGCATGTCCTTGTCGAAAAGCCGCTGGAACTGACCAGCGAGCGCGGTCAGCGTCTCGTCGACACCGCCCGCCGTACCGGGAGGACCTTCGGCGTCACGCTGCAGCATCGCTTCCGGCCGGCGAGCCTGCGGCTCAAGGCAGCGCTGGACTCCGGCGAGCTCGGCAGCATCGAGGCCGCCTTCCTCAACGTGCCCTGGTGGCGCCCGCAGAGCTATTACGACGAACCGGGCCGCGGCACGCTCGCTCGCGACGGCGGCGGCGTGCTGCTGACGCAGGCGATCCATTCGCTCGACCTGTTCCGCTCGCTCGTCGGCGTCTCGAAGGTTGTGGCCGCACAGGCCCGCACCACCGCGCTGCATCGGATGGAGACGGAGGACTATGTCTCCGCTCTGCTCGAAACCGGTAGCGGCGCGCCGGCGACCCTCATCACCACCACCGCCGCCTATCCCGGCTATCCCGAGCGCATCGAGATCACCGGCACCAAGGGATTCGCGTCGCTGATCGGCGGGCGGCTCAGCCTCGCCTTTCTCGATGGGCGCGAGGAGATCGTCGAGGCGGAAGGCTCGACCGGCAGCGGCGCCAACATCATGGACTTCCCGCACGACGCCCACCGTGCCGTCATCGCCGATTTCCTCGATGCGATCGAGCAGGGTCGCGACCCGATCGTCACCGGCGAGGAGGCTCTGGCCTCGCAGAAGCTCGTCGACGACATCCTGCGGGCCGCGCGGCAGAGCACCTGA
- a CDS encoding Gfo/Idh/MocA family oxidoreductase produces the protein MRFAAIGLDHRHIYHMVGGLLEAGASCVGFDPATSDERVLAGFRERFPTLPESTADRLIDDPSIDLILCAAIPAERAAIAVRAMRAGKDVMVDKPGVTDFDQLAAVEQAVAETGRIFSVCFSERFIVPATIIAGKLIADGAIGRVVQTLGLGPHRFNRAIRPDWFFDKRHYGGILTDIASHQIDQFLHFTGSDDAEIVASGVGHFGGSDFPDFEDFGEILLRSDKAGGYIRVDWFTADGLPTWGDGRLTILGTEGTIELRKYVDIAGRSGTDHVFLVDRTGTRHIDASREPLTYFRDLIADIGARSETAVGQRHTFTVCRLALEAQAKATWLPARPEARP, from the coding sequence ATGCGCTTTGCGGCCATCGGCCTCGACCACCGCCATATCTACCATATGGTCGGTGGTCTTCTCGAAGCCGGCGCGAGCTGCGTCGGCTTCGATCCCGCGACCAGCGACGAGCGGGTGCTCGCCGGATTCCGCGAGCGCTTTCCGACCTTGCCGGAAAGCACGGCGGACAGGCTGATCGACGATCCGTCGATCGACCTCATCCTCTGCGCCGCCATCCCCGCCGAACGCGCCGCCATCGCCGTCCGGGCCATGCGGGCCGGCAAGGATGTCATGGTCGACAAGCCGGGCGTCACCGATTTCGACCAGCTCGCCGCGGTCGAGCAAGCGGTTGCGGAAACCGGCCGCATCTTCTCGGTCTGCTTTTCCGAGCGCTTCATCGTCCCCGCGACTATCATAGCCGGCAAATTGATTGCCGACGGCGCGATCGGCCGTGTCGTCCAGACGCTCGGGCTCGGCCCGCACCGCTTCAACCGCGCGATCCGCCCGGACTGGTTCTTCGACAAGCGCCACTATGGCGGCATCCTGACCGACATCGCCTCTCACCAGATCGACCAGTTCCTGCACTTCACCGGCTCGGACGATGCCGAAATCGTCGCCTCCGGCGTCGGCCATTTCGGCGGCTCGGATTTCCCTGATTTCGAGGATTTCGGCGAGATCCTGCTGCGCAGCGACAAGGCCGGCGGCTATATCCGCGTCGACTGGTTCACCGCCGACGGTCTGCCGACATGGGGCGACGGGCGCCTGACCATCCTTGGCACCGAGGGCACCATCGAGCTGCGCAAATATGTCGACATCGCCGGCCGGTCCGGCACCGACCACGTCTTCCTCGTCGACAGAACCGGCACACGTCATATCGACGCCTCGCGCGAGCCGCTGACCTATTTCCGTGACCTGATCGCGGATATCGGCGCCCGCAGCGAAACCGCCGTCGGCCAGCGCCACACCTTCACTGTTTGCCGCCTCGCGCTCGAAGCTCAGGCGAAGGCCACATGGTTGCCAGCGCGGCCTGAAGCGCGCCCCTGA